Proteins encoded in a region of the Candidatus Hydrogenedentota bacterium genome:
- a CDS encoding sigma factor-like helix-turn-helix DNA-binding protein: protein MSTSRKKRAPRVVPLDPGYFASISEKSSPWHEDEQAIEEGLEWGRQKARLLRWVRLEAGRRLTARERQCLEMHFFEGITFAEMGARTGTNASSAHRAVRRSLRKLREAARSARFRGWPFILSEPGANKRMEK from the coding sequence ATGTCAACGTCAAGGAAAAAGCGGGCGCCGCGCGTCGTACCGCTCGACCCCGGCTACTTTGCATCAATCAGCGAGAAGTCGAGTCCGTGGCACGAAGATGAACAAGCCATCGAGGAAGGATTGGAATGGGGCCGCCAAAAAGCCCGTCTGTTGCGATGGGTCCGGCTGGAGGCGGGGCGGCGGCTCACGGCCCGCGAACGGCAGTGCCTTGAAATGCACTTTTTCGAGGGCATCACGTTTGCCGAAATGGGCGCAAGGACCGGCACAAACGCGTCCAGCGCCCATCGCGCGGTCCGCCGGTCTCTGCGGAAATTGCGCGAGGCGGCTCGTTCGGCCCGGTTTCGCGGCTGGCCCTTTATCCTGTCGGAACCCGGCGCAAACAAAAGAATGGAAAAATAA
- a CDS encoding uroporphyrinogen decarboxylase family protein: MNAGERMRATYEFKPVDHLFRREFYIWAETIERWKAEGLPDDFEERNLFNFDPPGIVDIGLNLGWCEPPFLPGYEDKVIRDEGGTEIIQDTAGRWLRVFKGRRHGFMPDYIRHPVTSMRDWENEVAPRLNPDDADRYAALNGQCIYAETQRQSGGLMIRQGMVGGYMYLRALMGPEDLLVAFCEQPDLIHAMMRQWAAIMNEGLKRIQAHVELDELAMGEDICYVKGLLISPDMVREFLLPYYQDVVGNARRRQRRKLYFNVDTDGFADRAVPLYLEAGMDVMDPWEVASGCDVVRAGRQWPELVLTGGIDKRVLAAGKDAINKHLEHIIPPMLERGGYIPTCDHGVPVEVSLENYLYYRRRLCEMDHW; the protein is encoded by the coding sequence ATGAATGCAGGCGAACGCATGCGCGCCACCTATGAATTCAAGCCCGTGGACCACCTGTTCCGCCGGGAATTCTACATCTGGGCGGAGACTATCGAACGATGGAAGGCCGAAGGCTTGCCGGACGATTTCGAGGAACGGAATCTGTTCAATTTCGATCCGCCGGGCATAGTAGACATCGGCTTGAACCTCGGCTGGTGCGAACCGCCTTTTCTGCCGGGATACGAGGATAAAGTAATTCGCGACGAGGGCGGCACCGAAATCATCCAGGATACCGCGGGGCGATGGCTCCGGGTGTTCAAGGGCCGCCGACACGGGTTCATGCCGGACTACATCAGGCATCCGGTGACATCCATGCGCGATTGGGAAAACGAAGTGGCGCCGCGGCTGAATCCGGACGACGCGGACCGCTATGCCGCGCTGAACGGACAATGTATTTATGCCGAAACGCAGCGGCAATCCGGCGGGCTGATGATCCGGCAGGGAATGGTCGGCGGCTACATGTATTTGCGCGCCCTCATGGGGCCGGAAGACTTGCTGGTCGCATTCTGCGAGCAGCCGGACCTCATCCACGCCATGATGCGGCAATGGGCCGCAATCATGAACGAAGGGCTCAAACGCATCCAGGCGCATGTCGAACTGGACGAATTGGCCATGGGCGAGGACATCTGCTATGTGAAGGGCCTTCTCATCTCGCCCGACATGGTCCGCGAATTCCTGCTGCCCTATTACCAAGACGTGGTGGGCAACGCCCGCCGGCGGCAACGGCGCAAACTCTACTTCAACGTGGATACGGATGGGTTCGCCGATAGGGCCGTGCCGCTGTACCTCGAAGCGGGCATGGACGTCATGGATCCGTGGGAGGTCGCCAGCGGATGCGACGTCGTCCGCGCGGGCAGACAGTGGCCCGAACTCGTGCTGACCGGCGGCATTGACAAGCGCGTCCTCGCCGCCGGAAAAGACGCCATCAACAAGCACCTCGAACACATTATCCCCCCCATGCTTGAACGCGGCGGTTACATACCCACCTGCGATCACGGAGTCCCCGTCGAGGTCAGCCTCGAAAATTACCTGTACTACCGCCGCCGCCTGTGTGAAATGGATCATTGGTGA